The following proteins are co-located in the Gordonia polyisoprenivorans genome:
- a CDS encoding TetR/AcrR family transcriptional regulator — MRARAGRTAQDYFDAAYGLLAEGGYGKLKLADLCERMGVTTGGFYHCFKSWSDFTRQFLDNWHRDRTTRLIDTVAAESDPRKRLSLLLETAASLPHKAEAAIRVWSTTDRDVEILQRSVDLERKHIVTETFRSMSLTEREAHLRATTALYLVIGHELSGQAGDSEALRWSLNALINTAPGSV; from the coding sequence ATGCGAGCACGTGCCGGCCGCACCGCGCAGGACTACTTCGACGCCGCGTACGGGCTCCTGGCAGAGGGCGGCTACGGCAAATTGAAGTTGGCAGACTTGTGCGAGCGAATGGGCGTCACCACCGGCGGTTTCTACCACTGCTTCAAGAGTTGGAGCGATTTCACTCGGCAGTTCCTCGACAACTGGCACCGGGACCGCACCACCCGCCTCATCGATACCGTCGCCGCCGAATCGGACCCGCGCAAGCGTCTGTCGCTGTTGCTCGAGACCGCAGCCAGTTTGCCGCACAAGGCAGAGGCGGCTATCCGCGTGTGGAGCACGACCGACCGCGACGTCGAGATCCTGCAGCGAAGCGTCGACCTGGAGCGCAAGCATATCGTGACGGAGACATTTCGCTCCATGTCACTGACCGAGCGGGAAGCTCACCTGCGAGCAACCACTGCCCTTTACTTGGTGATCGGGCACGAGCTCTCGGGGCAGGCCGGCGATTCGGAGGCGTTGCGGTGGAGCCTGAATGCGCTGATCAACACGGCTCCGGGGAGCGTCTAG
- a CDS encoding TetR/AcrR family transcriptional regulator: MARRKTGTRDGATGDDAAASKSERTRARILDAAAEVLSRKGYAGMRLTDVATVAELQAPAIYYYFDSREDLIEEVMWVGIADMREHVTGVLDELPDGTDPLERILAAVDAHLRHELQISAYTTASIRNSGQVPEHIRTRQIAEEARYGKIWRQLIKRAFDEGRIRQDLDLYIVQMLVLGSLNWAAEWWSPRRGSVDKVVTNAQEFVRSALIGATAVEAAEPLESA; the protein is encoded by the coding sequence ATGGCAAGACGCAAGACCGGTACTCGTGACGGGGCGACAGGAGATGACGCTGCGGCGTCGAAGTCCGAACGCACGCGTGCGCGGATCCTCGACGCGGCGGCGGAAGTTCTGAGTCGCAAGGGCTACGCCGGTATGCGATTGACGGACGTGGCGACAGTAGCCGAGCTCCAGGCACCCGCCATCTACTATTACTTCGATTCCAGGGAAGACCTGATCGAGGAGGTCATGTGGGTCGGCATCGCTGACATGCGTGAGCATGTCACCGGTGTTCTGGACGAGTTGCCGGACGGAACGGACCCATTGGAGCGGATCCTGGCGGCGGTTGACGCTCATCTGCGTCATGAACTGCAGATCTCGGCGTACACCACTGCCTCCATCAGGAACTCCGGTCAGGTGCCTGAGCACATCCGCACTCGCCAGATCGCCGAGGAGGCGAGATACGGCAAGATCTGGCGACAGCTGATCAAGAGAGCATTCGATGAGGGTCGGATCCGACAGGACCTTGATCTGTACATAGTGCAGATGCTCGTTTTGGGATCATTGAACTGGGCAGCGGAGTGGTGGAGCCCTCGCAGGGGTAGCGTTGACAAGGTCGTCACCAACGCGCAGGAGTTCGTTCGTAGTGCACTCATCGGTGCAACGGCAGTCGAAGCTGCCGAGCCACTCGAATCGGCGTAG
- a CDS encoding NAD(P)H-dependent flavin oxidoreductase → MITTKFTDVFGVEAPIVQGGMQWVGRAELASAVSQAGGLGILTALTQPTPEALAAEISRTRDLTDKPFGVNLTILPSINPPPYEEYRDVIIESGVGIVETAGANPAAYVPVFHDAGIKVLHKCTSVRHAVKAQQLGVDGISIDGFECAGHPGEDDIPGLILIPAAARHIDIPMIASGGFADARGLVAALALGADGVNMGTRFLCTAEAPVHERVKRQIVRSTELDTELIFRPLRNTARVASNSVSRKVVEMLDIRAEFTDVQELVAGSRGRTVFETGDLDAGIWHVSTAQGLIDDIPTCADLIDRIVAGARDLMDSRLARMIV, encoded by the coding sequence ATGATCACGACCAAGTTCACTGACGTCTTCGGCGTCGAGGCGCCGATCGTTCAGGGCGGGATGCAGTGGGTTGGGCGCGCTGAGTTGGCATCCGCGGTCTCTCAGGCCGGAGGGCTGGGAATCCTCACTGCTCTGACCCAGCCGACACCAGAAGCCCTCGCAGCGGAGATCTCACGCACCCGGGATCTGACCGACAAGCCGTTTGGCGTCAATTTGACAATATTGCCCTCGATCAACCCGCCACCGTACGAGGAATACCGTGACGTGATCATCGAAAGCGGCGTCGGCATAGTAGAGACAGCGGGCGCCAATCCGGCTGCGTATGTGCCCGTGTTCCACGATGCGGGAATCAAGGTCCTGCACAAGTGCACCTCCGTTCGCCACGCGGTCAAAGCTCAACAACTCGGAGTTGACGGGATTAGTATCGACGGTTTCGAATGTGCCGGACATCCCGGCGAAGACGACATCCCTGGACTGATCCTCATTCCGGCAGCGGCCCGCCACATCGACATCCCAATGATTGCGTCCGGTGGTTTCGCCGACGCGCGGGGGTTGGTGGCGGCGCTCGCGCTCGGTGCCGACGGTGTGAACATGGGCACGCGATTCTTGTGCACCGCTGAAGCGCCAGTGCACGAGCGCGTCAAACGTCAGATCGTTCGCAGTACGGAACTGGATACGGAGCTCATCTTCCGGCCATTGAGGAACACGGCGCGTGTCGCGTCGAATTCGGTGAGCCGGAAGGTGGTCGAGATGCTCGACATCCGTGCTGAGTTCACCGACGTCCAAGAACTGGTTGCCGGGTCGCGAGGCCGGACCGTGTTCGAGACCGGCGATCTCGACGCCGGCATCTGGCATGTGAGCACTGCCCAAGGGCTGATAGACGACATCCCGACGTGTGCAGACCTGATTGATCGGATCGTTGCCGGCGCGCGCGACCTGATGGACAGCCGGCTCGCCCGCATGATCGTGTGA
- a CDS encoding phosphotransferase produces MGALSTLKAIGAATSLTAAVAREKIGLVRPATEPHEVPHAASAITEQWLTHALCKHIPNAHVARVEVLGGDDGTSSRRTLAVEYNDAGRAAGLPSTLFSKSTATIGSRLLLGLTGITEGEAVFYTSARPTLTLRSPISYFAGYDGRAHRSMVLLEDLSVKNWTFPDPMANPVTYHDALDIVDQLARYHGNLWESERLGQDLARIRDSLPWQENPNSKFPFERRVLKGMETARDVIPDALYRRRSEVFPKFMRSLQLHRESPKTLLHQDLHLGNWLRDESGQMGLHDWQCVAKGHWALDYSYAIAGCVDRSDREQWQEDLLRSYLDRLTEYGAKSIPDFDQAWLAYRQQPLHALAFGLFTLGGSSLEPELQPREYTISAIGRIASMVDDLTTLDSLD; encoded by the coding sequence ATGGGAGCACTGAGCACGCTCAAAGCCATAGGCGCCGCGACAAGTCTGACCGCCGCGGTCGCGAGGGAGAAGATTGGATTGGTGCGACCGGCCACCGAGCCGCACGAGGTCCCCCACGCAGCCTCAGCCATCACCGAGCAGTGGCTGACGCACGCGCTCTGCAAGCACATCCCGAATGCCCATGTGGCCAGGGTGGAGGTTTTGGGCGGCGACGACGGGACCAGCTCGCGACGCACACTCGCGGTCGAGTACAACGACGCCGGCCGCGCAGCCGGCCTACCGTCGACATTGTTCTCGAAATCGACCGCGACGATAGGCTCTCGCTTGCTCCTTGGACTCACCGGCATCACCGAGGGCGAGGCTGTCTTCTATACATCCGCTCGTCCAACGTTGACTCTTCGCAGTCCGATATCGTACTTCGCGGGATACGACGGCAGGGCACACCGTTCGATGGTTCTTCTCGAGGACCTCTCAGTAAAGAACTGGACATTCCCCGATCCCATGGCCAACCCGGTCACCTATCACGACGCCCTCGACATCGTGGATCAGCTTGCCCGCTACCACGGAAATCTCTGGGAAAGTGAGCGACTCGGCCAAGACCTCGCAAGGATCAGAGATTCGCTGCCATGGCAAGAGAACCCGAACTCCAAATTTCCCTTCGAGCGACGCGTCCTCAAGGGCATGGAGACAGCACGTGACGTCATTCCTGATGCTCTCTACCGTCGCAGGTCAGAGGTATTCCCCAAGTTCATGCGCTCACTTCAGCTTCATCGAGAAAGTCCGAAAACTCTGTTGCATCAAGATCTTCATCTCGGGAACTGGCTTCGAGACGAATCCGGCCAAATGGGGCTCCACGATTGGCAATGCGTCGCCAAAGGCCATTGGGCCCTCGACTATTCCTACGCGATCGCCGGATGCGTCGACCGCAGTGATCGTGAACAGTGGCAAGAAGACCTGCTTCGTTCCTATCTAGATCGCCTTACCGAGTACGGAGCCAAGAGCATCCCCGACTTCGACCAGGCATGGCTCGCATACCGGCAGCAACCACTGCATGCCCTTGCCTTCGGCCTGTTCACTCTGGGCGGCAGTTCGCTCGAGCCTGAATTACAGCCTCGCGAGTACACGATCTCAGCGATCGGCCGAATCGCATCCATGGTTGACGACCTCACAACGCTCGACAGCCTGGACTGA
- a CDS encoding acetyl-CoA C-acetyltransferase — MPQAYIVDAVRTAVGKRGGGFQNSHPADMAAHVIKTVVGRHEFDPADVDDVILGCLDNIGAQAGDIARTAALAAGLPESVPGVTIDRQCGSAQQAVHFAAQGVMSGTSDLIVAGGVQKMSQFPILSAFAAGEPFGSTDPWSNCNGWSARYGDQEISQFRGAEMIAEQWNLSREDNERFAYESHQRALRAIAEGRFEREITEFDGVSVDEGPRADTTLEKMAGLKTLTDGGRLTAAVASQISDGAAAMLIASEAAVKRYGFTPRARVHHISVRGADPVMMLAAPIPATQHALKRAGMSIDDIDAVEINEAFAPVVLSWLAETGADPAKVNINGGAIALGHPIGATGARLMTSLLHELERTGGKFGLQTMCEGGGQANVTIIERL; from the coding sequence ATGCCACAGGCCTACATCGTGGATGCCGTCAGAACCGCCGTCGGAAAGCGCGGTGGGGGCTTCCAGAACTCGCACCCCGCCGACATGGCAGCGCACGTCATCAAGACAGTTGTCGGGCGTCACGAGTTCGATCCCGCTGATGTCGACGACGTCATCCTCGGCTGTCTTGACAACATCGGCGCACAAGCCGGCGACATCGCACGCACTGCGGCGTTGGCAGCCGGCCTTCCTGAAAGCGTCCCTGGAGTGACGATCGATCGTCAGTGCGGGTCTGCGCAGCAGGCTGTGCACTTCGCCGCTCAGGGCGTCATGAGTGGCACGTCGGATCTCATCGTCGCGGGCGGTGTGCAGAAGATGAGCCAGTTTCCGATCCTGTCCGCGTTCGCTGCCGGCGAGCCATTCGGTTCCACCGACCCATGGAGCAACTGCAACGGGTGGTCAGCCCGTTACGGCGACCAGGAGATCTCTCAGTTCCGCGGCGCCGAGATGATTGCCGAGCAATGGAACCTGTCTCGCGAGGACAACGAGCGGTTTGCTTACGAAAGTCATCAGCGCGCTTTGCGAGCTATCGCCGAGGGTCGATTCGAACGGGAGATCACGGAGTTCGACGGTGTGTCCGTGGATGAGGGACCTCGAGCCGATACCACGTTGGAGAAGATGGCGGGCCTCAAGACGCTCACCGACGGGGGCAGACTGACCGCTGCCGTCGCCAGCCAGATCTCCGACGGAGCCGCAGCGATGTTGATTGCCTCCGAAGCTGCGGTCAAGCGCTACGGCTTCACCCCTCGGGCTCGGGTACACCACATCTCAGTGCGAGGCGCAGATCCGGTCATGATGCTGGCAGCTCCGATTCCGGCGACCCAGCATGCGCTCAAGCGCGCGGGAATGTCGATCGATGACATCGACGCCGTCGAGATCAATGAGGCGTTCGCTCCAGTGGTGCTCTCGTGGTTGGCAGAGACAGGTGCTGATCCGGCGAAAGTCAACATCAACGGTGGAGCAATCGCCCTCGGTCATCCCATTGGCGCAACCGGCGCCCGACTGATGACGAGTCTGCTCCATGAACTCGAGCGCACTGGCGGCAAGTTCGGGCTGCAGACGATGTGCGAGGGCGGTGGCCAGGCGAACGTCACCATCATCGAGAGGCTCTGA